From one Acidobacteriota bacterium genomic stretch:
- a CDS encoding sugar phosphate isomerase/epimerase, producing MKTIKGPGIFLAQFAGDAAPFNSLDTIAAWAAELGYKGVQIPTWDARLFDLKLAAESKTYCDELQGTLARHGLVVTELSTHLQGQLVAVHPAYDSLFDSFAPASVHGNASARQAWATEQLHFAAKASKNLGLKAHATFSGALAWPYLYPWPQRPNGLVEAAFTELAARWRPILDVFDENGVDACFEVHPGEDIHDGASFEMFLDRLKEHPRCNLLYDPSHFVLQQLDYLAYIDLYHSRIKMFHVKDAEFNPTGRQGVYGGFQSWVNRAGRFRSLGDGQVDFGGIFSKLTQYGYDGWAVMEWECCIKSSEQGAEEGAPFIASHIIRAAERAFDDFAGAGTDQEAIQRLLGLKR from the coding sequence ATGAAGACGATTAAGGGGCCGGGGATCTTTCTGGCGCAGTTTGCCGGTGATGCGGCTCCGTTCAACAGCCTGGACACGATTGCAGCTTGGGCGGCGGAGCTTGGGTACAAGGGCGTGCAGATTCCTACGTGGGACGCGCGGCTGTTCGACCTGAAGCTTGCTGCCGAGAGCAAGACGTACTGCGACGAGTTGCAAGGAACGCTTGCACGGCATGGGCTGGTGGTGACGGAGCTTTCGACGCACCTACAGGGGCAGTTGGTTGCGGTGCATCCGGCATATGACTCGCTGTTCGACAGCTTTGCTCCGGCGAGCGTGCATGGGAACGCTTCGGCGAGGCAGGCGTGGGCGACCGAGCAGCTACACTTTGCGGCGAAGGCGTCAAAGAACCTTGGACTGAAGGCGCACGCGACGTTTTCGGGCGCGCTGGCGTGGCCTTATCTTTACCCGTGGCCGCAGCGGCCGAACGGACTGGTGGAGGCCGCCTTCACAGAGCTTGCGGCGCGGTGGAGGCCGATCCTCGACGTCTTCGACGAGAACGGCGTCGACGCCTGCTTCGAGGTGCATCCGGGCGAGGACATTCACGATGGCGCGTCCTTTGAGATGTTTCTCGACCGGCTGAAGGAGCATCCGCGCTGCAACCTGCTGTATGATCCGAGCCACTTTGTCTTGCAGCAACTGGACTACCTCGCGTACATCGATCTCTACCATTCGCGTATCAAGATGTTTCACGTGAAGGACGCGGAGTTCAACCCGACGGGCAGGCAGGGAGTTTACGGCGGGTTTCAGTCGTGGGTGAATCGCGCGGGGAGGTTCCGCTCGCTGGGCGATGGACAGGTGGACTTCGGAGGGATCTTCTCGAAGCTGACGCAGTATGGGTACGACGGCTGGGCGGTGATGGAGTGGGAGTGCTGCATCAAGAGCTCGGAGCAGGGCGCGGAGGAGGGAGCGCCGTTCATTGCGTCGCATATTATTCGCGCGGCGGAGCGGGCGTTCGACGACTTTGCGGGAGCGGGAACGGACCAGGAGGCGATCCAGCGGCTGCTTGGCTTGAAGCGCTGA
- a CDS encoding Gfo/Idh/MocA family oxidoreductase: MSEAVKLKRRVRLGMVGGGPGAFIGAVHRAAARLDDRYELVAASLSSDPAKSMKAAEELLIPRSYSSYAEMAKAEAAREDGIDAVAIVTPNHLHYPIAKAFLEAGIHVICDKPMTTNVEDAVELAALVERTGLVFGLTHTYTGYPMIRQMREMVLGGELGPVRMIQSEYAQDWLATPLEASGAKQADWRTDPARSGPGGCLGDIGTHAFQLACFTTGLSCEALAAEVTTFVPGRRVDDNVQVMLRLSGGAKAGLWASQIAVGNENSLTLRIYGEKGGLAWSQENPNYLTYTRLKEQPRTITRGGPGVGAAAAHASRVPSGHPEGYFEAFAQLYTDLADQIAARILKQDAPAAANLVPGVADGVEGMRFIDAVLRSSRNGSAWTSLRR, encoded by the coding sequence ATGAGTGAAGCAGTGAAGCTGAAGCGGCGTGTGCGGCTGGGCATGGTGGGCGGCGGTCCGGGCGCGTTTATTGGCGCGGTGCATCGTGCGGCGGCGCGGCTTGACGACCGGTACGAACTGGTGGCGGCGTCGCTGTCGTCGGACCCGGCGAAGTCGATGAAGGCCGCGGAGGAGCTGTTGATTCCGCGCTCGTATTCGAGCTATGCGGAGATGGCGAAGGCCGAGGCAGCACGCGAGGACGGCATCGACGCGGTTGCGATTGTCACCCCGAACCATCTGCACTATCCGATTGCGAAGGCGTTTCTCGAGGCCGGGATCCATGTCATCTGCGACAAGCCGATGACGACGAACGTCGAGGATGCAGTCGAGCTTGCCGCGCTGGTGGAGCGCACGGGCCTGGTCTTTGGGCTCACGCATACGTACACCGGCTATCCGATGATCCGGCAGATGCGCGAGATGGTGCTTGGCGGGGAGCTTGGGCCGGTGCGGATGATCCAGTCGGAGTATGCGCAGGACTGGCTGGCGACTCCACTGGAGGCGAGTGGAGCGAAGCAGGCGGACTGGAGGACAGACCCGGCGCGCAGCGGGCCCGGCGGTTGTCTGGGAGACATCGGCACACACGCGTTCCAGCTTGCGTGCTTTACGACGGGGCTGAGCTGCGAGGCGCTGGCGGCGGAGGTGACGACGTTCGTGCCTGGACGGCGCGTCGACGACAACGTGCAGGTGATGCTGCGGCTTTCGGGCGGGGCGAAGGCCGGCCTGTGGGCCTCGCAGATTGCTGTGGGCAACGAGAACAGCCTTACGCTGCGCATCTACGGTGAGAAGGGCGGTTTGGCGTGGTCGCAGGAGAACCCGAACTATCTCACCTATACGCGCCTGAAGGAGCAGCCACGCACGATCACGCGCGGCGGTCCGGGGGTTGGCGCGGCAGCCGCGCACGCGTCGCGTGTACCTTCGGGGCATCCTGAGGGGTACTTCGAGGCGTTTGCGCAGCTCTACACCGATCTCGCAGACCAGATTGCGGCGCGCATTCTGAAGCAGGATGCTCCGGCGGCGGCGAACCTGGTGCCTGGTGTTGCGGATGGCGTCGAAGGGATGCGTTTTATCGATGCGGTGCTGCGGTCGTCGCGGAATGGGTCGGCGTGGACTTCGCTGCGTCGTTGA